Proteins from a genomic interval of Bradyrhizobium sp. CCBAU 53340:
- a CDS encoding LLM class flavin-dependent oxidoreductase codes for MARLKFGAFLAPHHPIGEHPMLQFRRDLDFVEQLDALGYDEFWCGEHHSSGWEMIASPEMFLAAAGERTKRIKLGTGVVSLPYHHPFNVAQRMVQLDHMTGGRAIFGSGPGALASDAHTLGIDPMTQRDRQDEAIGIIRRLFNGERVTAKSDWFTMNDAALQLLPLQEEMPFVVASQISPSGMTLAGKYGIGIISLGSMTTQGLMSLQQQWQFAEDAARKHGTTVSRADWRVLLTFHIAETREQARREAGAGLMRWHNEYNVGTLQRPGLTAFSSPDEAVDKTAFVEGAASTIGTPDDLVKTIKNVMQVSGGVGAIIGFVHDWANPEATRRSWDMVARYVVPEINGYIDGLRRSQKFVIENRAIFERAGQAVMAKIMENEKAAEALKVTGPGRVAIPAVNAPDLQKEAAKR; via the coding sequence ATGGCGCGCCTGAAATTCGGAGCCTTCCTTGCCCCGCATCATCCGATCGGGGAGCATCCGATGCTCCAGTTTCGGCGCGATCTCGACTTCGTCGAGCAGCTCGATGCGCTCGGCTATGACGAGTTCTGGTGCGGCGAGCATCATTCCTCCGGCTGGGAGATGATCGCCTCGCCCGAGATGTTCCTGGCCGCGGCCGGCGAGCGCACCAAGCGGATCAAGCTCGGCACCGGCGTGGTGTCGCTGCCCTATCACCATCCCTTCAACGTCGCCCAGCGCATGGTGCAGCTCGACCACATGACCGGCGGCCGCGCCATCTTCGGCTCCGGCCCCGGCGCGCTTGCGTCCGACGCCCATACGCTCGGCATCGACCCGATGACCCAGCGCGACCGTCAGGACGAGGCGATCGGAATCATCCGCCGCCTGTTCAACGGCGAGCGCGTCACCGCGAAGAGCGACTGGTTCACCATGAACGACGCGGCGCTGCAGCTCCTGCCCTTGCAGGAGGAGATGCCGTTCGTGGTGGCGTCGCAGATCTCGCCCTCCGGCATGACGCTCGCCGGCAAATATGGCATCGGCATCATCTCGCTTGGCTCGATGACGACGCAGGGCCTGATGTCGCTGCAGCAGCAATGGCAGTTCGCCGAGGATGCCGCCAGGAAGCACGGCACCACGGTGAGCCGCGCCGACTGGCGCGTGCTGCTGACCTTCCACATCGCCGAGACCCGGGAACAAGCGCGCCGCGAAGCCGGGGCCGGACTGATGCGCTGGCACAACGAATATAATGTCGGCACGCTGCAGCGGCCGGGCCTCACCGCATTCTCCTCGCCGGATGAAGCCGTGGACAAGACCGCCTTCGTCGAGGGTGCGGCCTCCACCATCGGCACACCCGACGACCTCGTCAAAACCATCAAGAACGTGATGCAGGTCTCCGGCGGCGTCGGCGCCATCATCGGCTTCGTGCACGACTGGGCCAACCCGGAAGCCACCCGCCGAAGCTGGGACATGGTGGCGCGCTACGTCGTGCCTGAAATCAACGGCTACATCGATGGCCTGCGCAGGTCGCAAAAATTCGTGATCGAGAACCGCGCGATCTTCGAACGTGCGGGCCAGGCCGTGATGGCCAAGATCATGGAGAATGAGAAGGCCGCCGAGGCGCTGAAGGTGACCGGCCCCGGCCGCGTCGCCATTCCCGCGGTCAACGCGCCCGATCTGCAGAAGGAAGCGGCGAAGCGGTAG
- a CDS encoding cytochrome P450, with protein MSMQNVATPVLEYTAPRRNELTHIPGDEGWPVIGMTFKVLADPKGHIERNGAKYGLVYRTHIFGETNVVLLGPEANELVLFDQQKLFSSTHGWNKVLGLLFPRGLMLLDFDEHRLHRKALSVAFKSGPMKSYLSDLDRGISARVAEWKAKPDEMQLYPAMKQLTLDLAATSFLGADIGPEVDEINRAFVDMVAAAVAPIRRPLPGTQMAAGVRGRKRIIAYFREQIPLRRGNHGGDDLFSHLCRATHEDGALLSDQDIIDHMSFLMMAAHDTLTSSLTSFIGELAANPEWQTRLRDEVLALGLAPGAPSSFDDLEKMPLTEMAFKEALRIKPPVPSMPRRAMRDFTFKGYTIPAGTAVGVNPLFTHHMKDIWPEPDHFDPLRFTEDAQRNRHRFAWVPFGGGAHMCLGLHFAYMQAKCFARHFLQNIEVSLEPGYKPDWQMWPIPKPRDGLRVRMKAV; from the coding sequence ATGTCGATGCAGAATGTCGCCACGCCTGTGCTCGAATATACGGCGCCACGGCGCAACGAGCTGACGCATATTCCCGGCGACGAAGGCTGGCCGGTCATCGGCATGACCTTCAAGGTGCTCGCTGATCCCAAGGGGCATATCGAGCGGAACGGCGCCAAATACGGGCTCGTCTATCGCACCCACATTTTCGGCGAGACCAACGTCGTGCTGCTCGGCCCCGAAGCCAACGAGCTGGTGCTGTTCGATCAGCAGAAGCTGTTCTCGTCGACCCATGGCTGGAACAAGGTGCTCGGCCTGTTGTTTCCGCGCGGCCTGATGCTGCTCGATTTCGACGAGCACCGGCTGCATCGCAAGGCGCTGTCGGTCGCCTTCAAATCGGGGCCGATGAAATCCTATCTCAGCGATCTCGACCGCGGCATCTCGGCGCGGGTGGCGGAGTGGAAGGCCAAACCCGACGAAATGCAGCTCTATCCGGCGATGAAGCAGCTCACGCTCGATCTGGCCGCGACGTCCTTTCTCGGCGCCGACATCGGGCCGGAGGTCGACGAAATCAACCGCGCCTTCGTCGACATGGTCGCGGCCGCCGTCGCCCCGATCCGCCGTCCCCTGCCCGGCACGCAGATGGCGGCAGGCGTGAGGGGGCGCAAGCGCATCATCGCCTATTTCCGCGAGCAGATCCCGCTGCGCCGCGGCAATCACGGCGGCGACGATCTGTTTTCACACCTCTGCCGCGCCACCCATGAGGATGGCGCGCTGTTGTCCGACCAGGACATCATCGACCATATGAGCTTTTTGATGATGGCCGCGCACGATACGCTGACCTCGTCGCTGACGTCCTTCATCGGCGAGCTCGCCGCCAATCCGGAGTGGCAGACCAGACTGCGCGACGAAGTGCTCGCGCTCGGACTTGCCCCGGGCGCGCCGAGCAGCTTCGACGATCTCGAAAAGATGCCGTTGACGGAGATGGCATTCAAGGAAGCGCTGCGGATCAAGCCGCCGGTGCCGTCGATGCCGCGCCGTGCGATGCGCGATTTCACCTTCAAAGGTTATACGATTCCTGCCGGCACCGCGGTCGGCGTCAATCCGCTGTTTACGCATCACATGAAGGACATCTGGCCGGAGCCGGATCACTTCGATCCCCTGCGCTTCACCGAGGACGCCCAGCGCAACCGTCACCGCTTTGCGTGGGTCCCGTTCGGTGGCGGCGCGCATATGTGCCTCGGCCTGCACTTCGCCTACATGCAGGCAAAGTGCTTTGCCCGACACTTCCTGCAGAATATCGAGGTGTCGCTGGAGCCGGGCTACAAGCCGGACTGGCAGATGTGGCCGATCCCGAAGCCGCGGGATGGGCTGAGGGTGCGGATGAAGGCGGTGTGA